A single window of Dehalococcoidia bacterium DNA harbors:
- a CDS encoding enoyl-CoA hydratase/isomerase family protein, whose product MADPTFKTLLYERDAKDSHIIHLVLNRPEKSNAISIGPGEMTDEIRQAMESISRDETVKVVILKGNGRNFSAGFDLSMVYRVYGGSPTIKPPQGVRLQVDYDHVMGLPRFVQNCSKVVIAQIHGWCIEAAIFMVENSDIAVAANNSRFAHRGQRLAFGGQPFMPLELLQGHTKKIIEMLITGRTVSAKEAEEMGIITRAVPPADLENEVYNLARAICLLPLDAIMMGKMQRRVAFESTGMHQLLTHAVFHTLGTNLVYRDDEKNNVFIRDREKLGHRAAFHKLHDAYEEFLGKTKYFKSYQGD is encoded by the coding sequence CGGGACGCAAAAGACTCCCACATCATTCATCTGGTCCTCAACCGCCCGGAGAAGAGCAACGCCATCAGCATCGGCCCGGGGGAGATGACGGACGAAATCCGCCAGGCCATGGAGTCGATCAGCAGGGATGAAACCGTGAAGGTGGTCATCCTGAAGGGCAACGGACGCAACTTCTCCGCTGGCTTTGACCTGTCCATGGTGTACCGCGTGTACGGTGGCTCGCCCACCATCAAGCCTCCCCAGGGGGTGCGGCTTCAGGTTGACTACGACCACGTGATGGGACTGCCCCGGTTCGTCCAGAACTGCAGCAAAGTGGTCATAGCCCAGATTCACGGATGGTGCATTGAGGCCGCCATCTTCATGGTGGAGAACAGCGACATCGCGGTGGCGGCGAACAACTCCAGGTTCGCGCACCGCGGCCAGCGCCTCGCCTTCGGCGGCCAGCCCTTCATGCCGTTGGAGCTGCTCCAGGGCCACACGAAGAAGATCATCGAGATGCTCATCACGGGCCGGACCGTCTCCGCGAAGGAGGCCGAGGAGATGGGCATCATCACCCGCGCCGTGCCGCCCGCGGACCTGGAGAACGAGGTGTACAACCTGGCGCGCGCCATCTGCCTGCTGCCGCTGGACGCCATCATGATGGGCAAGATGCAGCGTCGCGTCGCGTTCGAATCAACAGGGATGCACCAGCTCCTGACCCACGCCGTCTTCCATACCCTGGGGACCAACCTGGTCTACAGGGACGACGAGAAGAACAATGTCTTCATCCGCGACAGGGAGAAGCTGGGCCACCGCGCCGCCTTCCACAAGCTCCACGACGCGTACGAGGAGTTCCTGGGCAAGACCAAGTACTTCAAGAGCTACCAGGGCGACTAG
- a CDS encoding DUF309 domain-containing protein yields the protein MRNPPAELYHGLEQFNRREFFECHETLEALWLAEPGPVRELYQGVLQVGVGFHHLLRGNKAGALGLLGKGIGHLAPFVPERCGIDVAALVRDARSWRRAIARGRTAKPEDLPQIVYRRPD from the coding sequence GTGCGGAACCCCCCGGCGGAGCTGTACCACGGCCTGGAGCAGTTCAACCGACGCGAGTTCTTCGAGTGCCACGAGACGCTGGAGGCCCTGTGGCTCGCGGAGCCGGGCCCCGTCAGGGAGCTGTACCAGGGCGTCCTGCAGGTCGGCGTGGGCTTCCACCACCTCCTGCGCGGGAACAAAGCGGGCGCGCTGGGCCTGCTGGGCAAGGGCATCGGCCACCTGGCCCCGTTCGTTCCGGAGCGCTGCGGCATTGATGTGGCGGCGCTGGTGCGGGACGCCCGAAGCTGGCGTCGGGCCATCGCGCGGGGGCGCACGGCCAAGCCCGAAGACCTTCCCCAAATCGTGTACAGGAGGCCGGACTAG